One genomic region from Prionailurus bengalensis isolate Pbe53 chromosome C1, Fcat_Pben_1.1_paternal_pri, whole genome shotgun sequence encodes:
- the GPBAR1 gene encoding LOW QUALITY PROTEIN: G-protein coupled bile acid receptor 1 (The sequence of the model RefSeq protein was modified relative to this genomic sequence to represent the inferred CDS: deleted 1 base in 1 codon), translating into MTPNSTREVPSPIPVGALGLSLALASLIVAANLLLALGIARDRHLRSPPSGCFFLSLLLAGLLTGLALPALPGLWSQSRRGYWSCLFLYLAPNFSFLSLLANLLLVHSERYMAVLRPLRPAGSTRLALLLTWAGPLLFASLPALGWNHWAPGANCSSQAVFPAPYLYLEVYGLLLPAVGAAALLCAHVLATAHRQLQDIRRLEQAVCRGAPSALARALTWRQARAQAGATLLFGLCWGPYVATLLLSVLAYEQRPPLGPGTLLSLISLGSASAAAVPVAMGLGDQRYTAPWRAAAQRWLRVLRGRASQGGPGPGTAYHTSSQSSVDLDLN; encoded by the exons ATGACACCCAACAGCACCAGGGAGGTGCCCAGCCCCATCCCCGTGGGGGCCTTGGGGCTCTCCCTGGCCCTGGCAAGCCTCATCGTCGCTGCTAACCTGCTCCTGGCCTTGGGCATCGCCAGGGACCGGCACCTGCGCAGCCCACCCTCTGGCTGCTTCTTCCTGAGCCTGCTGCTGGCCGGGCTGCTCACCGGGCTGGCGCTGCCCGCGCTGCCCGGCCTCTGGAGCCAGAGCCGCCGGGGCTACTGGTCGTGCCTCTTCCTCTACTTGGCGCCcaacttctccttcctctccctgctcgCCAACCTCCTGCTGGTGCACAGCGAACGCTACATGGCGGTGCTGCGGCCCCTGCGGCCCGCG GGGAGCACGCGGCTGGCCCTGCTCCTCACCTGGGCTGGCCCCCTGCTCTTTGCCAGCCTGCCTGCTCTGGGCTGGAACCACTGGGCCCCCGGCGCCAACTGCAGCTCCCAGGCTGTCTTCCCAGCCCCCTACCTCTACCTCGAAGTCTACGGGCTCCTGCTGCCTGCCGTGGGGGCTGCCGCCCTTCTCTGCGCCCACGTGTTGGCCACCGCCCACCGCCAGCTGCAGGACATCCGCCGCCTGGAGCAGGCAGTGTGCCGCGGCGCGCCGTCAGCCCTGGCCCGGGCCCTTACCTGGAGGCAGGCGAGGGCGCAGGCCGGGGCCACGCTGCTCTTCGGGCTGTGCTGGGGGCCCTACGTGGCCACCCTGCTCCTCTCGGTCCTGGCCTACGAGCAGCGCCCGCCGCTGGGGCCCGGAACTCTGTTGTCCCTCATCTCGCTGGGCAGCGCCAGTGCGGCGGCCGTGCCCGTGGCCATGGGGCTGGGTGACCAGCGCTACACGGCCCCCTGGAGGGCGGCCGCCCAGAGGTGGCTTCGGGTGCTGCGGGGAAGAGCCTCCCAgggcggccccggccccggcacTGCCTACCACACCAGCAGCCAAAGCAGCGTGGACCTCGACTTGAACTAG